A genome region from Flavobacterium sp. CFS9 includes the following:
- a CDS encoding tol-pal system YbgF family protein, protein MNEERYILFDQYLQGEMTVEEKDSFEKQLSEDHELASEFETFKEVQLQLKNNFAHQVEREAFTANLTEISEKHFNANKPKVVQMRPWYFAAAASVVILFGLFFFDYNQNPDFEDFNHPETASFVERGDADETLKQAEKAFNEKNYELAIPFFEEILRENKTPEIQYFYGVSLLEESDYKEAEAVFNELKSGNSAYKEKAKWSLALSKLKQKDYNACREILQTISQDYENYDDVQELLDELD, encoded by the coding sequence ATGAACGAAGAACGCTATATATTATTCGATCAATATCTTCAGGGAGAAATGACTGTTGAGGAAAAAGATAGTTTTGAGAAACAATTGTCTGAGGATCATGAACTGGCTTCGGAGTTTGAAACTTTCAAAGAAGTGCAGTTGCAGCTTAAAAATAATTTTGCACACCAAGTAGAAAGAGAAGCCTTTACTGCAAATCTGACGGAGATTTCAGAGAAACATTTTAATGCCAACAAGCCTAAAGTGGTTCAAATGCGGCCTTGGTATTTCGCAGCTGCGGCATCAGTCGTTATTTTATTCGGACTGTTCTTTTTTGATTACAATCAGAATCCAGATTTTGAAGATTTTAATCATCCCGAAACTGCTTCTTTTGTCGAACGAGGTGATGCGGACGAAACTTTAAAACAAGCAGAAAAAGCATTCAATGAAAAGAATTATGAACTGGCGATTCCGTTTTTTGAAGAAATTTTAAGGGAGAATAAAACACCCGAAATACAATATTTTTATGGAGTTTCTTTACTGGAAGAAAGTGATTATAAAGAAGCAGAAGCCGTTTTTAATGAACTAAAATCAGGTAATTCAGCTTACAAAGAAAAAGCCAAATGGAGTCTGGCACTGTCCAAATTAAAACAGAAAGATTACAATGCCTGCAGAGAAATCCTGCAGACCATTTCGCAGGATTATGAAAACTACGACGACGTTCAGGAGTTATTGGACGAGTTGGATTGA
- a CDS encoding CHAT domain-containing protein: MNLYCLYVSIFLFFNLNVLGQNQEDQIYTAIDIFIAHPSTKALQNLTDTEAVFWKNPKSKTKGELLAIVVLNCNKAYYENQFGKTEKAIASYEKAWQIYQKNKLTDYDIIEYCLKPLGNLYTVLGDYDSAENTIKQYFFIVNTTPKYPDAQKQKFAAVLNLSNVYQSSGKFNLAIDLLEQILKTEKLSNVQKGIALNNLGNNYLLSSTGNLIRPELYQRIENTFESSVNYLKSEKNQSETLSNSYRNLAMLNRQRHQFEASNSYLAKAEKLLLETPQVQTRKIAKLYYEKALLLFDERKYAESTKQIKAVFKFLIPNYEDSQALPNQNQLYAETVLIDALDLQAQLFLSQNQLKKALESYELSLHIEELLMNLTLYENSKIISQIRSRNRTEKCLLIYDRLFQKENKTEYLESAFQLAEKTKSGVLKNYHSNIKKATTEEKSLLQRLQNLNNVIVKEQQKGRLANIANINIAIRKQNEVMLSLKQLQSKSPDLLPEISDLKTLFSKLEKDKAVMVYYFMGAENLYYFTLQNNRISLNHLYTAHTAMLDILKFINFFNTSAAITNDISGYNYYGKKVYDLLQMPRNTIYQNLIIVPDGILNFLPFEALITKDSKTTNFSRMHYLLNDFRIAYATSANLYLNPNPVSNSENTILGVFPVFENTSFELRYSKKELEAIKRNFKGRYLENSEATFSNFKNNANHYSILHLSTHASSGDIETPASIKFYDQEILYSELYNLNVNPDLVVLSACETGIGKLYKGEGAMSVARGFQFAGAQNLLFSLWKVNDYTTSVFMTYFYENIKRGQSYTEANTNAKRAFLQDKSISNAKKSPYYWSSFVYYGAIQTEKQSTNYIFYIISLLGVIGLFLVFNHNRKWKIFTRFSKKRNTEK, translated from the coding sequence ATGAACTTATATTGCTTATATGTTTCAATCTTCCTTTTTTTCAATCTGAATGTTTTAGGACAGAATCAGGAAGATCAAATATATACCGCAATTGACATCTTTATTGCTCACCCTTCCACAAAAGCACTACAAAATCTCACTGATACAGAAGCTGTTTTCTGGAAAAATCCGAAATCTAAAACCAAAGGGGAATTACTGGCGATTGTAGTTTTAAACTGCAATAAAGCGTATTATGAAAATCAGTTTGGGAAAACAGAGAAAGCAATCGCGAGTTATGAAAAAGCCTGGCAAATTTATCAGAAAAACAAACTTACAGATTATGATATCATCGAATACTGCCTGAAACCCTTAGGCAATTTGTATACAGTTTTGGGGGATTATGACAGTGCGGAAAATACCATAAAGCAGTATTTTTTTATTGTCAACACTACTCCAAAATATCCGGATGCCCAAAAGCAAAAATTTGCTGCGGTTCTGAATTTATCCAATGTCTATCAGAGTTCGGGCAAATTCAATCTGGCTATTGATTTATTGGAACAAATCCTGAAAACGGAGAAACTGTCTAATGTTCAAAAAGGAATTGCACTAAATAATCTGGGCAACAATTACCTGTTAAGTTCCACTGGTAATTTAATACGCCCTGAGCTGTATCAGAGAATCGAAAACACCTTTGAGTCGTCTGTAAATTATTTGAAAAGCGAGAAAAACCAATCCGAGACTTTATCTAATTCTTACCGGAATCTGGCGATGTTAAATCGGCAAAGACATCAATTTGAAGCTTCCAATTCTTATTTAGCAAAAGCGGAAAAACTTCTACTGGAAACCCCTCAGGTACAAACCCGAAAAATAGCAAAGCTGTACTATGAAAAAGCTTTATTGCTTTTTGATGAGAGAAAATATGCTGAAAGCACCAAACAAATTAAAGCCGTTTTTAAATTTTTAATCCCAAATTATGAAGACTCGCAAGCTCTTCCGAATCAAAATCAATTGTACGCCGAAACGGTTTTAATTGATGCACTCGATTTACAGGCCCAGCTTTTCCTGAGTCAAAATCAGCTTAAAAAAGCATTGGAATCTTATGAACTTTCGCTTCATATCGAAGAGCTCTTGATGAACCTTACTCTTTACGAAAACTCGAAGATAATCAGTCAGATTCGTTCCCGAAACCGTACCGAAAAATGCCTTTTGATTTATGATCGTCTGTTTCAGAAAGAAAACAAAACGGAATATCTCGAGAGCGCTTTTCAATTGGCGGAAAAAACAAAATCAGGAGTTTTAAAAAATTATCATTCGAATATTAAAAAAGCAACTACAGAAGAAAAATCACTTTTACAGCGGCTTCAAAATTTAAACAATGTTATTGTTAAAGAGCAGCAAAAGGGCCGTCTGGCCAATATTGCAAACATCAACATAGCGATCAGAAAGCAAAATGAAGTAATGCTCTCGCTGAAACAGCTTCAGTCTAAAAGCCCTGACTTACTTCCTGAGATCAGCGATCTAAAAACCTTATTTTCGAAACTGGAAAAAGACAAAGCGGTTATGGTTTACTACTTTATGGGAGCTGAAAATTTGTATTATTTCACCTTGCAGAACAACCGAATCAGTCTCAATCATCTTTATACGGCACATACGGCTATGCTGGATATTCTAAAATTTATAAACTTTTTTAATACCTCAGCTGCCATTACAAATGATATTTCGGGATACAACTACTATGGCAAAAAAGTATATGATTTATTGCAGATGCCACGAAATACTATTTACCAAAACCTCATCATTGTTCCCGATGGCATTTTAAACTTCTTGCCTTTTGAGGCTTTGATTACAAAGGACTCAAAAACCACCAATTTTTCCAGAATGCATTATTTACTGAATGATTTCAGGATTGCTTATGCTACTTCTGCAAACCTGTATCTTAACCCTAACCCGGTTTCAAATTCAGAAAATACCATTTTAGGCGTTTTTCCGGTTTTCGAAAATACTTCTTTTGAATTGCGTTATTCCAAAAAGGAACTAGAGGCCATCAAACGTAATTTTAAGGGAAGATATTTAGAAAACTCAGAAGCTACTTTCTCCAATTTCAAGAATAATGCGAACCATTATTCGATTTTACACTTAAGTACTCACGCTTCTTCAGGTGATATTGAAACTCCTGCGAGCATTAAATTTTACGATCAGGAAATTTTATATTCCGAATTATACAATCTGAATGTCAATCCTGATTTAGTAGTTTTGAGCGCCTGTGAAACCGGAATCGGTAAATTGTACAAAGGTGAAGGTGCTATGAGTGTGGCCAGAGGTTTTCAGTTTGCAGGGGCACAGAATTTATTGTTCTCTTTATGGAAAGTCAACGATTATACAACCTCTGTTTTTATGACCTATTTTTATGAAAACATCAAAAGGGGGCAATCCTATACGGAAGCCAATACAAATGCAAAACGTGCTTTTTTACAGGACAAGTCCATTTCGAATGCTAAAAAATCTCCTTATTACTGGAGTTCTTTTGTGTACTATGGTGCTATCCAAACAGAGAAACAATCGACAAATTATATCTTTTATATCATTAGTTTATTGGGGGTAATTGGTTTATTTTTGGTTTTCAATCACAATCGAAAATGGAAAATCTTCACGAGGTTCTCAAAAAAGAGAAATACAGAAAAATAA
- a CDS encoding PKD domain-containing protein, which yields MKPLSSILLILFSVFAMGQTKVKDTITRRANIVFIQNGNTVTYKPETPPLIPIAGAPKPSYSYLWELGDGHYSKEAEPKHVYKNKGTYTTRLAVTNNYDNGKPPATRPKKVAVNDLTDTNYKDIASIADQNGFAILKNCDPIPEQEMVVVVSYQNLENYVSSGKLYLFYNEKQFKNNNFELVDFRTYANEREVKEKAVASVDDLDDSKNYTASVENTFKAKKYRNTTSEEDLDASLLDAHKTYHNVSVLEFEDANPNETRNVFYTFKTTPEMIKDTSATVTMRGIFVPNRSYKNHKIKNLEMEIVTSHDPNKMGSNGRFMNYRLVRFKRVNFKTRFQNNGEGPARMIRLETDIPDMFDKKTFQIEDMYPKCPICPKDEVPTTSCLDTIIKKNQIFFTFKNIYLPGSEQKNVHEKDSTKGFVKYSMKFGEDFHKVKTRSRTAIIFDKNEPIITNYATTRFLPGISIGAKAGYNLYPDLEKSTSYFVGATISPFKSYRFYWQAEWINALNKYESGLMIVDQTVVSANGVKQLQRTTSTTENKNVNWEIPVLIRYNLNNYIGVGAGIQANFDISSEENQTKKIENFEGGTDQFLISTRSESNSVKNGFGNLKTGVLFDLTAGFARIGPSFGARYVINFEQNFNYFQFYGIWKF from the coding sequence ATGAAACCACTATCGTCGATTTTATTGATTCTGTTTTCTGTTTTCGCGATGGGTCAAACGAAAGTAAAAGACACCATAACGCGAAGAGCCAATATTGTTTTCATTCAAAACGGAAATACGGTTACTTATAAACCCGAAACTCCTCCTTTGATTCCTATTGCCGGTGCTCCAAAACCCAGTTATTCTTATTTGTGGGAACTCGGTGACGGGCATTACAGCAAAGAAGCCGAACCAAAACATGTCTACAAAAACAAAGGAACCTATACGACCAGACTTGCCGTAACCAACAATTACGACAATGGAAAACCTCCGGCAACACGCCCGAAAAAAGTGGCCGTAAATGACCTTACCGACACCAACTATAAAGACATTGCTTCTATCGCCGATCAAAACGGATTTGCCATTTTAAAAAACTGTGACCCGATTCCGGAACAGGAAATGGTAGTCGTAGTGAGTTATCAGAATCTGGAGAATTATGTTTCCAGCGGAAAACTGTATTTGTTTTATAATGAAAAGCAATTTAAGAATAATAATTTCGAACTGGTTGATTTCAGAACCTATGCCAACGAGCGTGAAGTAAAGGAAAAAGCTGTTGCTTCTGTGGACGATCTGGACGATTCTAAAAATTATACTGCTTCTGTCGAAAACACTTTTAAAGCCAAAAAATACAGAAATACAACCAGCGAAGAGGACCTGGATGCTTCCCTGCTTGATGCCCATAAAACCTATCATAATGTTTCGGTTTTAGAGTTTGAGGATGCGAATCCTAATGAGACCCGAAATGTTTTTTATACTTTTAAAACGACTCCCGAAATGATTAAAGATACCAGTGCAACGGTTACGATGCGTGGTATTTTTGTCCCGAATAGAAGCTATAAAAACCATAAAATCAAGAATCTGGAAATGGAAATCGTAACCTCTCATGACCCAAACAAAATGGGCTCTAACGGACGTTTTATGAATTACAGACTGGTTCGTTTTAAAAGAGTAAATTTTAAAACACGTTTTCAAAACAACGGTGAAGGTCCTGCACGTATGATTAGACTTGAAACCGATATTCCGGATATGTTTGACAAAAAAACTTTCCAGATCGAAGACATGTATCCCAAATGTCCCATCTGTCCAAAAGATGAAGTTCCAACGACAAGCTGTCTGGATACCATTATCAAAAAGAATCAAATCTTTTTTACTTTCAAAAACATTTACTTACCCGGAAGCGAACAGAAAAATGTACATGAAAAAGACAGTACAAAAGGTTTTGTAAAGTATTCGATGAAGTTTGGTGAAGATTTTCACAAAGTAAAAACCCGAAGCCGAACGGCTATTATATTTGATAAAAACGAACCCATCATTACCAACTATGCCACAACGCGGTTCCTTCCCGGAATTTCAATTGGAGCTAAAGCCGGTTATAATTTGTATCCTGATCTGGAAAAATCGACGAGTTATTTTGTGGGGGCGACTATTTCGCCATTTAAATCGTATCGGTTTTACTGGCAGGCCGAATGGATTAATGCCCTGAACAAATACGAAAGCGGTCTAATGATAGTTGATCAAACGGTAGTAAGTGCAAACGGTGTGAAGCAATTGCAACGTACCACCTCTACAACCGAAAACAAAAATGTAAACTGGGAAATCCCGGTCTTGATTCGCTATAACCTTAACAATTATATAGGAGTCGGAGCCGGAATTCAGGCCAATTTTGACATTTCATCAGAAGAAAACCAAACGAAAAAAATTGAAAACTTTGAAGGCGGAACAGATCAGTTTCTGATCAGTACCCGATCGGAATCCAATTCGGTAAAGAACGGTTTTGGAAATTTAAAAACGGGAGTTTTATTCGATTTAACAGCCGGTTTTGCGAGAATCGGGCCGAGTTTTGGAGCGCGTTATGTGATTAATTTTGAGCAGAATTTTAACTATTTTCAGTTTTATGGGATTTGGAAGTTTTAA
- a CDS encoding RNA polymerase sigma factor, whose product MVKSKIHPDQMYIEGIAANNSAVIQSIYKKFVPKVVMFVMNNSGDKEHAQDVVQEVMILLFNQAKAKTLQLTCPFDAYFFLLCKRKWLNELKKTSNKGVTINEDAVSMNESALELIGQTEEFDEKQQLFDAMFQKLGDKCQELLKLSFTTKTMEEVASKLNVTYAYVRKKKSLCIGQLTQWIQEAKNFKSLKNN is encoded by the coding sequence ATGGTAAAGAGTAAAATTCATCCCGATCAAATGTATATTGAGGGCATTGCTGCAAATAATTCTGCAGTCATTCAAAGCATTTACAAAAAATTCGTTCCCAAAGTAGTGATGTTCGTTATGAACAATTCAGGAGATAAGGAACATGCTCAGGATGTGGTCCAGGAAGTCATGATTTTACTTTTTAATCAGGCCAAAGCGAAGACACTGCAATTGACTTGTCCTTTTGACGCTTACTTTTTTTTATTGTGCAAAAGGAAATGGCTTAACGAACTTAAAAAAACATCCAATAAAGGGGTAACAATTAATGAGGATGCAGTATCTATGAATGAATCTGCTCTGGAGTTAATTGGTCAGACCGAAGAATTTGATGAAAAACAGCAGCTGTTTGATGCCATGTTTCAGAAATTAGGAGACAAATGTCAGGAGTTGTTAAAACTAAGTTTCACCACCAAAACGATGGAAGAAGTTGCTTCGAAGCTCAACGTGACTTACGCGTATGTTCGTAAGAAAAAATCGTTGTGTATAGGGCAATTGACACAGTGGATTCAGGAAGCCAAAAATTTTAAATCGTTAAAAAATAATTAG